GCAGAATTTATAAGAGAAGACAAAAAAAGCGAAGAAACTACCACAATAATGATGCTCACCTCGGATTATAGAATCTCAGACTTAAATATGATAGATAAATTAGGAATTAGCTGCTATCTTGTAAAACCAATCAAAAGAGATGAACTAAAAAACGCTATTCTTACTACCCTTGGTTTATGGAAAGCGAAAAAAATAAGGGAGAAACCAGAAAAATTAGAAGTAACCGACCTTCCCCCTATGAAGATCTTGCTTGCAGAAGACACAGAAGACAATCGTTTACTACTAAAAGCGTTTTTAAAGGAATCTAAGGTAGAGTTGGATATAGCAGAAAATGGTAAAATTGCTTTTGAGAAATTTAAGAAGAATGTTTACGATTTAGTTCTTATGGATATGCAAATGCCTGTTATGGATGGATATACAGCAACCAAGAAAATAAGAACCTGGGAAAAAAGAAATGGAATAAAAGAAACTCCAATAATTGCTCTTACAGCATATGCATTAAAAGGAGACGCTGAAAAAAGCCTGGATGCTGGATGCAACACTCATATTTCAAAACCAGTAAGAATGGAAACTCTTCTTAGAGTTTTACACGAATTTGCTAATAAATTAGGTCTATACCAAAGGAGATAAGTTATGAACGAAACAGAAAAGATTATAATTAAAGTAGATCCTGAGATAAAAGACCTCATCCCAGGATTTCTTCAAAATAGACAAAGAGACATAAATAATATAGAATCTCTTTTAAAAGAGGAAAATTTCGAAGAAATTGAAAGAATTGGACATAGTATGAAGGGCTCAGGAGGAGGTTATGGCTTTACCGGTATATCTGAAATAGGAAGGTTTATAGAAATGGCAGCAAAAGAAAAAGATATTCAAAAAATAAAAAAGGGAATAGAGGATTTGAAAGATTATTTAAATAGAATTGAACTTGTAGAATGAAATATGAGCTTATCCTTTTTGATCTTGATGGAACCCTTCTTGATTACGAAAAAGCGGAAGAATATGCATTAAAAAAAAGTATGGAATTCTTCAAAATCAATTTCTCTCCAGAATTATTTTTAAATGAATATAGAAAAATCAATAAAGATTTATGGGAAAAATACGAAAAAAACGAAATATCTATCAAAAAATTAAAATTCGAAAGATTCAATCTTTTGTTTAATAGACTTAAGATAAAACAAAACACAAGAGCTTTTAGTAAAATTTACTTACATTTTATCTCAAATGCTTCTTTTACAATAGAAGGAGCAAAAGAAATTCTCTCTCATCTGTTTGGGAAATACAAAATTGTATTAATAACCAATGGAATTCACTTTGTCCAGCAAAAAAGAGTGAATAAATCTCCTCTAAAAGATTATTTTAATTTATTAGTAAGCTCAGAAAAAGTGGGAATTCCAAAACCAAATCCTATTTTTTTTGATTACATCTTTAAAAAAATAAGACATAAAGAAAAGAAAACAACCTTAATTGTAGGAGATTCTTTGTTTAGTGATATTAAAGGGGCAATTGACTTTGGAGTTGACTCATGCTGGTTCAATCCTCATCAAATTAAAAATAAAGAAAAAATAAAACCTACTTATGAAATAACAGAATTAAAACAGTTAAGGGAAATAATTGATAGGGGGGAAAAATGTTAATAGGAATTTTTTCAGATACTCATGATAATATAAATAGAATAAAAGAAGCAGTAAGAATTTTGAAAGAAAAAGAAATTAAAAATCTCATTCATCTTGGAGATTATTGCTCTCCTTTTTCAATACCTTTACTTGAAATCGAAAAAATCTACGCAATATTTGGTAATAATGATGGAGATAAATTAATGCTACAAAAAAGAGCAAATGAATGCGGCTTCCAAATCGTTCAAGGACCCACAAATTTAATAATCGAAGGGAAGAATATAGCAATAATGCATGAACCATATCAATTAGAAGCCTTAAGAAAAAGCAACTCTTACGATGTAATTCTCTATGGACACACTCATGAAGTAACCATAAAAGAGAATCCCCTTACTATAAATCCTGGCGAATTATGTGGTTATCTTTCTGGCAGGTCAACTTTTGTAATCCTTGATTTATCTTCTCTCAAATACGAAATTATAGAAATTTAGAATATGGTGGTCTAATTGCTCCTCCCAAAACTTAAGGCTTTTTAGGAACTACAACTTTAACCTGTGTAAGCGAAATTTTGAAGGAACCAATGAAAATTAAGTTATCTAGCTACCCTCTAATAATTCAACTATTTCTATTATTTACGCTATTCCTGAAAGAAGCTCTGTAAACTTAAATCTTTACAACTTGCTTAGAGAGAAGATAAAAAGCCTTGTTAAGGATATAAAAAGTAGAGGAACATATTTTGTATAGTTTAACACATCCGATCTCTCAAACGGCGTATATATTCTTGAATTTATAACAAGAAACAAACGCTTATCAAAACAGCTAATAATCTTGAAATAATATAGAAAATAATAATCACTTTACTCAATTTTAGAGCTTAGTCTCATTTTAATGTTATTTTGCTTTCTCTCACTAAGCAAACAAATATCCAAAGATACAAATTCCTAAAGAAAGAAGAAGTGTAGGAATTATGCCTATTACAGGTAAAAAAATAAAAGAGAAAAGAAAAGCTCCAATGCATCCTCCTATAAGATCTAAAGCATAAACTAAAGGTGCAGGAGCTCTTACACCCTTTTTTTCAAAAATTACTCCTGCATTTGTATAAGTCCAACCCACAACCATCCCAGCAGAAAAACTTATAATAGGTATTAAAACCAGAATAGAGGGCATAAAAAACTCTATTTCAATTAAAAGATACTGAAAAGAAAGTAAAATTGAAAGAAAAAGAAACGGTTTTTTTAACTTATCTTCAAGCTTTAATCTCTCAGAAAGATAGGTTCCAATCCCAATTCCAAACATAAAAGAACCTGTTATAAGCCCAACAAGATAGTATAAATT
This portion of the candidate division WOR-3 bacterium genome encodes:
- a CDS encoding YjjG family noncanonical pyrimidine nucleotidase, yielding MKYELILFDLDGTLLDYEKAEEYALKKSMEFFKINFSPELFLNEYRKINKDLWEKYEKNEISIKKLKFERFNLLFNRLKIKQNTRAFSKIYLHFISNASFTIEGAKEILSHLFGKYKIVLITNGIHFVQQKRVNKSPLKDYFNLLVSSEKVGIPKPNPIFFDYIFKKIRHKEKKTTLIVGDSLFSDIKGAIDFGVDSCWFNPHQIKNKEKIKPTYEITELKQLREIIDRGEKC
- a CDS encoding Hpt domain-containing protein; its protein translation is MNETEKIIIKVDPEIKDLIPGFLQNRQRDINNIESLLKEENFEEIERIGHSMKGSGGGYGFTGISEIGRFIEMAAKEKDIQKIKKGIEDLKDYLNRIELVE
- a CDS encoding metallophosphoesterase, producing the protein MLIGIFSDTHDNINRIKEAVRILKEKEIKNLIHLGDYCSPFSIPLLEIEKIYAIFGNNDGDKLMLQKRANECGFQIVQGPTNLIIEGKNIAIMHEPYQLEALRKSNSYDVILYGHTHEVTIKENPLTINPGELCGYLSGRSTFVILDLSSLKYEIIEI